A stretch of Lathyrus oleraceus cultivar Zhongwan6 chromosome 6, CAAS_Psat_ZW6_1.0, whole genome shotgun sequence DNA encodes these proteins:
- the LOC127096113 gene encoding uncharacterized protein LOC127096113, with translation MCVILSRHHMFMKSGHLLLEPSWEENTESLGKNISDDVEQTDAHKESNVDKPLDNVAGEEVHVTHDVNDNPNCEAETVDLEEFSNNELLSSVLPSIAKRVRTRREKKIVAQRSPRKKIDVPTSSKTTVAVESSLKRKVHGPTKSWSKVVPKKKKTKFVVVESDSDVPCNVSDILSKKKPTTSKLATSVPDVPIDNISFHFASSVNRWKYVYQKRLALERELAQNVLDYKNIMDLIQEVSLMKNVTQFSKCYEMLVKEFIVNLSEECVDGKSKEFRKVYVRGKCVNFSPSVINKYLGTPDEAQPELEKIEAANWVPTNHKSTVVVMLGKFYYVVGTKAKFDYGSYIFDQTLKHAGSFSVKGPIAFPSLICGIVLNQFPNILTENDSVKKRDNPMSFNHKLFLGTHVPDIVMTSGETSRVSNQSGKAAVIAMLKETCRELEARKLNLEKLISSLEMTEGDVLADGGEFGEAAAVAEEAERQGEEGEADASPDDGTDDDADSESDD, from the exons ATGTGTGTTATACTCTCTAGACATCATATGTTTATGAAATCCGGACATCTATTACTAGAACCATCTTGGGAAG AAAATACTGAGTCTTTAGGAAAGAATATCTCTGATGATGTTGAGCAAACTGATGCTCATAAGGAGTCAAATGTTGACAAACCCTTAGATAATGTGGCTGGTGAGGAAGTTCATGTCACTCATGATGTCAATGACAACCCTAACTGTGAGGCTGAAACAGTAGACCTGGAGGAATTTTCTAATAATGAGTTGTTGTCCTCTGTCctccctagcatagccaaaagggttagaACTAGGAGAGAAAAGAAAATTGTGGCTCAAAGGTCCCCCAGAAAGAAGATTGATGTTCCAACCTCTTCAAAGACAACGGTGGCAGTCGAGAGTTCCCTCAAGAGGAAAGTTCATGGTCCAACCAAATCATGGAGCAAAGTGGTGCCCAAGAAAAAGAAGACCaagtttgttgttgttgagtcTGACTCAGATGTTCCTTGTAATGTCTCTGACATtctgtcaaagaagaagccaaccactagcaagcttgCAACTAGTGTCCCTGATGTACCAATTGACAACATATCTTTTCATTTTGCTTCAAGTGTAAACAGGTGGAAATATGTTTATCAGAAGAGGCTGGCTTTGGAAAGGGAATTAGCTCAGAATGTCCTAGACTATAAGAATATTATGGATCTTATTCAAGAGGTTAGTTTAATGAAGAATGTGACTCAGTTTTCAAAGTGCTATGAGATGTTGGTAAAGGAATTTATTGTTAATTTGTCTGAAGAATGTGTTGATGGCAAGTCTAAGGAATTCAGGAAAGTGTATGTGAGAGGCAAGTGTGTAAATTTCTCTCCTTCAGTGATCAACAAGTATTTGGGAACGCCTGATGAagctcaacctgagcttgag AAGATTGAAGCTGCTAACTGGGTGCCCACCAATCATAAATCTACAGTTGTTGTAATGCTTGGAAAGTTTTATTATGTTGTTGGAACCAAAGCCAAATTTGACTATGGCTCCTATATTTTTGATCAAACTTTGAAGCATGCAGgaagcttcagtgtgaagggtcctatagcctttccttctcTCATCTGTGGTATTGTTTTGAATCAGTTTCCAAACATCTTAACTGAGAATGATTCTGTGAAGAAAAGAGACAACCCTATGTCTTTCAATCATAAGTTGTTCCTAGGTACccatgtccctgacattgtcatgacatcaggtGAGACATCACGTGTAAGCAATCAGTCAGGTAAAGCTGCTGTCATTGCAATGCTCAAAGAAACCTGCAGGGAATTAGAGGCAAGGAAGTTGAACTTGGAAAAATTGATTAGCTCTTTGGAGATGACTGAAGGTGATGTGCTAGCTGATGGTGGAGAATTTGGTGAAGCTGCTGCTGTTGCAGAAGAAGCTGAAAGACAAGGTGAAGAGGGAGAAGCAGATGCCAGTCCTGATGATGGCACAGATGATGATGCTGACTCTGAGTCAGATGACTAG
- the LOC127096114 gene encoding uncharacterized protein LOC127096114 — protein MADENESVISESSKKRGFLNNEDRKAICQILLCSSDANGNLIGTGVVERVAASYNVHRSVIYRIWKQLKDTGNVCHNRTQNCGRKRVQLDLELMRQVPLSKRSTYRSLACALNIPKTSLVRLHKVGVIRRHTNTLKPYLKEDNMIARLRFCLSMIDKNSLPHDPKFISMHNIVFIDEKWFYITRNKVTNYLHVDEEEPHRTCKSKKFISKVMFLCAVTRPRFDNEENETYSGKIGIFPFVYEQPARRSSVNRVAGTIETKPIASVTREVNKAYLINKVLPAIENMWPREDVGKKIFIQQDNARSHISKDDPDFCRAASESEFDIQLTCQPPNSPDLNVLDLGFFNAIQSLQQKEPVKSIDELVGAVQKAFDEFSTVQSNKIFSTL, from the exons ATGGCAGATGAAAATG AGTCAGTGATAAGTGAAAGTTCTAAAAAACGGGGTTTCCTGAATAACGAAGATAGAAAGGCTATATGTCAAATATTGCTTTGCTCTAGTGATGCTAATGGAAATCTAATTGGAACTGGAGTAGTAGAACGGGTAGCGGCATCATACAATGTTCATAGAAGTGTTATTTATCGCATATGGAAACAATTAAAGGACACAGGTAATGTTTGTCATAATAGAACACAAAATTGTGGAAGGAAACGAGTTCAATTAGATTTGGAGTTAATGCGTCAAGTTCCATTATCAAAACGGTCAACCTATCGATCTCTCGCTTGTGCTCTAAATATTCCTAAGACATCATTGGTAAGGTTGCATAAGGTCGGAGTGATACGACGGCATACAAACACACTTAAGCCTTATTTAAAAGAGGATAACATGATTGCTCGTTTAAGGTTTTGTTTGTCGATGATTGACAAAAATAGCTTACCTCATGATCCGAAGTTTATTTCTATGCATAATATTGTGTTCATCGATGAGAAGTGGTTTTATATTACCAGGAATAAAGTTACTAATTACTTGCATGTGGATGAAGAAGAGCCACATAGAACCTGTAAAAGCAAAAAATTTATAAGTAAAGTTATGTTCTTATGTGCAGTAACTAGACCAAGGTTTGACAATGAAGAAAATGAGACATACTCTGGAAAAATTGGTATATTTCCTTTTGTGTATGAACAACCCGCAAGAAGGAGTAGTGTCAACAGAGTTGCGGGGACAATAGAAACAAAGCCTATAGCTTCTGTTACAAGAGAGGTGAACAAAGCATACTTGATCAATAAAGTTCTACCTGCCATTGAGAACATGTGGCCAAGAGAAGATGTAGGGAAGAAAATCTTTATTCAGCAAGATAATGCAAGGTCACATATTAGTAAAGATGATCCGGATTTTTGTCGTGCGGCAAGTGAAAGTGAGTTTGATATTCAATTGACATGTCAACCCCCTAATTCACCAGATTTGAATGTCTTAGACTTAGGCTTTTTCAATGCCATTCAATCTTTACAGCAAAAGGAACCGGTAAAGTCAATTGATGAGCTTGTTGGTGCAGTTCAAAAAGCATTTGATGAGTTTTCTACTGTGCAATCCAACAAAATTTTTAGCACTCTTTAA